catatattatattgatttattttgtattgtgtCACAGTAATATTCTTAaccgtgtcgtcctcccgggtcaaattgaccccgtctgttttgactgttccttctttcctcccttcctcttttcctttctccctccccctttcttccttccttatgtcctttcttccttcctaccttcctcccttccttttttcctcttgtccttctttccttccttcctcttttcctttctccctccccctttcttccttccttttttcctccctccgtcatacctccctcccccccttctatcctcccttccttctttccgtctgtccttcctacctccctccttctctctttctttccttccttccctccttccttccttccttcctcccttctttcctctgtccttctttccttccctctttcctttctccttcctttccttccttcttccttcctctcttccttccttcctccctcctttccttcctttttccttcctcccttcctcctttccttccttcttactcccttccttccttccttcctccctcctttccttccttcttcctcccttccttccttgactcgaggacaacaggagggttaaagacacCCTGaacacatgttttaagacatacaaattaatattattttatatcttaaGGTTTAAGTCACAATAATTTCCCTTTTTGAAagaatttacacatttttagatttaaaaaaatatattttacactctacatttaccattttatatctccctctttctattttttaaaacttattttgcttaagtaatataaataaaagttttattaGTCTAATATTACTGCTGTTTCtatattttgtccatttttttagtattttgtaaCCTTTCACGTGAACCTTAATAACCTTGGTCTAATCAAGCTGTTTTCAGTGTGAGGCCTTGCAGCACGTGGTCATGTGACTCCTGCAGGGTCAGTAATCGGATGAGCTGCTGTCATTGGATGGACACCTACTGTCAACAGACACTCTGCTGCTGCGTCACCTGCGCGCGCGCTTAATCTGCAGCTGCGTCAAATTCAACACGAACAAAACCGGAAATCAGACCTGCACTGGCTTCAAAATAAAAggtaaaggaaaagaaaactgcAGCAGGAATCGTTTCAGGTAAATAAGTTAGTGCAGAAACTGTATCTCATGTTAAAtttgttaccatagcaacaggTGTAAAGAGGTGTAATGACTCCTGCAGGGTTtcctgctgagctgcagtgtgtttctTTTCCCAGGATGGTGAAGGATGAGTGCATATTAACAGTTTTTGCACAAATAGTTGACACAATTTGAATTACTAGGCTGTATGTCAGATAGCAGAGTTATTAACTGGGTTTAATAGAATAaaaagtaggctatttaatcaATAGGCTAGTAGTAAAATGACCTGTGTCTTTGCTAAAATAGCAGTTTGCAGAGAGTTTAAGTGGTTAAATCTGCAGAAAAAGCAGCGTAAAACCAGTTTGTGGTGAGAGCTGGTTTTAATGGGAGCTGCAGGTTTTAAGACTCACTGATGGGAATGAACACTGGTGCTGGTAAAGCAGCTAAAATCAGCTCATAGGTCTAAAATGCATCTCATGATTCATCACCAGCAATATACGACTATCAcgattattttgtattatatatttttacatactattgtttttatacttattattattatggttatttattcatttttctattgctgctcttatattctattttactgtcccCTTCCTGCTGTTATAATGCAAATTTCCTAATTAATTATATGAATTAAGTGGcctaaaaaaactgttttatccAAGCTGATAATATATTTGAAAAGCAGGGATATCCTGACTGATATTTATAAGGATAAAAAGTCTAATTTCATCTTGAGTTATTAAACATTTCCCCCTATTTTTGGTCCGTCTCATTAAACTGATTCGACTTTTACTTCGAAAGTCAGAACCGGAAGTCTAACTGCAATCTGTCTGACTTGACTCTGGTGTTGCTAGGGCGCAAGCTCCATAGCAACCGAATCACCACCACGATAAAAAGTTGATATTTTAGATTTGTATCTCTATTTCTCGAGGAAGGAAATCAACAGAAGATGACGCGTCCTTTTTATAAAgtgagtctggagacaaaaactttaaagctttaaaaaaaaaaaaaaatgccaggAACAAAGGTTATAAAGGCTAAACCAGTGGAGGTGACAAGAAGAAGCATCGAGAGAGTCAAACCGGTGAAGGAAAGAGAGACTAAAGGAGCAGAGAATGAGCGTAAAGGTGCAGAGAATGAGCGTAAAGTGCCGGCTGTGCGTAAAAACCGCGCGGCCAGTTGCTCCAGGTgcccccagcagcagcagaggggcAGGTTAGGGGCAACAGGGGCAACATTAGCAACATTAGCATCCAGAACCAACTGTGACAGAAGAGTCAGGTCCAGCTCTACTGCTCCCAGGCTGATCGGGAACTGGCCCAAAGCAAACCCGGACTGCAGGAAGGGGAGCAGCTCGGTGAATCACGCCGCCGCTGTGAGCCTGAAGAGCGGGGAAGCAAGCAGCGGATGCCCGGTGCAGAGAGAGCAGCGGAGCCTCAGAGCTGCTGAAGCCAAGTATGCAAACCAGAGGTGAGACTGATGAGAGGATGAGGtgttactactattactacaactactactgttactgttgtcctcgagtcaaggaaggaagggaagaagaaggaaggaaggaggaagaaagggaggaagaaggaagaaaggaaggaataaggaaggaaaggagggaggaaggaaggaagggggggagaaggaagtaaaggagggaggaaggaaggaagaaggaaggaagggaggaataaggaaggaagaaggaagggagggaggaagaaggaaggaaaggaggaagaaggaaggaaaggagggaggaaggaagaaggaaggaaaggagggaggaaggaaggaaggaaggaggaagaaagggaggaagaaggaaggaagggaggaagaaggaaggaaaggaggaagaaggaaggaaaggagggaggaaggtaggaaggaaggaaggaaggaaaggagggaggaaggaagaaggaaggaaaggagggaggaaggtaggaaggaagacggaaggaaaggagggaggttggaaggaaggagggaaggaaagaaggatggagggaggaaggaaggacagaagcaaggaagaaagggggatggaggaaggaaagaaggaagggaggaaagagagaggaatgaaagaaagagagaaggaggaagggaggaagcaaaggaaggaaagaaggaacagtcaaaacagacggggtcagtttgacccgggaggacgacaggaagcttaaagagaaagaagagtcTAGTATAATATTTCTTTGCAGTGTCTTGAGGAGCAAACATTGAACAGCATCCTGCTATAAAAGGCAGATAGTCTTCACGCTGCTGTCTGTGACCATCTGTTGCTCTCTGGATTAATCCTGAGACGTTTAACGACCCGGTGTCACGACTGAGCTGCTGCAAACCTCCCGTTATCTGTCACAGGAAACACCTACAAAAAGcaacatatttatcatttaatagATACCTAACCATAACCCTCACTTAATAGAATATAAGGTGGTGTCTATCTATCCAACATCATACCTGtgtccttcctttcattcaGTAAAACACTTTCACATTAAAGCAAACATCTTTCATCTTTAGCAGCGTCTCTAAAGTGTTCAACTAATTACTAAAGactttttaagacctttttaatacGATATAGAAGGTCATTTAATATcagtttcacacaaaaaaacaacaataaagcgtataattatttattaaatccattaatttatcatttatatcataTTACTTCCCAGCTGAATATAACAATAACtcatattaatataatttaaagaCGTGATTAaccattatttaaattatttattgtgtttaagcttcctgtcgtcctcccgggtcaaattaaccccgtctgttttgactgttccttctttctttccttccttccttccgtctgtccttccttctttctttctttccttccttctttccttccctccttctctctttctttccttcctctctctttcctcccttccttcagcccttcctccatccccctttctgtcttccctccttctttccttccctccttccttccttccttccttccttctttccttcccttcttccttccttccttctgtccttccttccttccttcctccctccctccttctctttctttctttcctctctctttcctcccttccttctgtccttccttcctccctccctccttctttccttccctccttccttcctccctccctccttcctttcctccccccttccttcctttccttcctcccttccttctttcctctgtccttctttccttccttcctcccgtcctcttttcctttcccccttcctccttccttttttcctccctccctcctaccttccttctttcctccgtctttccttccttcctttcctttcctcccttcctttcctccttccttcctcccttccttccttaactcgaagacaacaggagggttaatcagtTAATATTTAATCTAAATAATATGTGTTATACCTCCTTTAAGACCAGAGAAGGAGTTATAGGAGGTGAATATTGGAGCTGCAGCCCTGAATGTTTTCTCTAAAGCACagaatctatttttaaaatgtatttatttatatttaaatctgATTAAAGTCACTTTTTATGAACAGTGACTTAaagcagctgctgactgaatctgactttataacaatgtgttattaagagtgaaacttctgaagATGTTTCAGTTGAGGCAGTGTTACAAGAgtgaaacacaatttaaaatgtaataattcatattaaacataatgtaaattgtgtgtgtgatgtaatgtcttattgttatttatatgtgcATTGTTTTTGGTAAATTGTtaataaggaccaaaataaatcaacactactaataataataataactaatatatatttagtttacaatcatataaaacagagaaaagcagcaagttaaaagttaaattcTGAGTATTTGGCCTTTTTGTTATGATGGTAAAACCcagattgttaaaataaaatgtaacaggATACAGGTTTGGTCCTGTGTCACAGTGCAGCTGgatgaatgaacacacacacacacacacacacacacacacacatacacacacacacacacacacacacacacacacacacacacacacacacacacacagaagtaaCCAggctgtgtttctctgtttcagCCACAAAGCTTTCACCGTCATCCCCCCGAACCCCAAGAAAAGACGAGAGATCCAGAGGAGTGAGTTACTTCATCTGCGGTCTGCTAGTGCGGTTTGATTCAGTTAAGATTcatatcattgtgtttttattgtgtgtgtgtgtgtgtgtgtgtgtgtcgtgtgatTGGCTGAGCAGAGGCGGAGGCGGAGCTCGCCGCCCTGGAGGAGCTGCGGCTGAGCAGAGCCATGGCGTACGTCTCCATTAACCCCAGCAGTGTtggtgagagacacacacacacacacacacacacacacacacacacacacgcacacacacacacacacacacacacacacacacataaagcatacacacacacacacacacacacacacacacacacacacacgcacacacacacacacacacacgcacacacacacacatacagacacacacacacacaacccaaaaacacacacacacacacactgaaaagacacacacacacacacacacacacacacacacacacacacactgaaaagacacacacacacacacacacacaaacacacacactgaaaagacacacacacacacacacacacacaccgaaaacacacacacacacacacacacacactgaaaacacattataataattGTAGTTCATACAGAGTTACAGAGTTACAGAGTTCATAATCCAGTGTGTAGTAGTTAAAGTTAATAATGTCTAATTACACACTGGTGTCCACTAATTGATTGTTAATTGCATGTTATAGTTAATTATAGCTTTCTGACATTTGATCCACAACCAGTGATGAATAATAACAGATCCCAAACAGTCACAATATTCATCTAGTTCACAGTCAACTCTTTTATACAGTTTGGTTTACTCTTATCTCACATTGTGCAATAATGTACTTGTTGAACtttattaacctttacatactgttcatattctgactcataatcagtctctacaccaattccccatcagtcattaataaatgttgattaattcacaatcactattttatagtccaggagaacatcttatagaatatgaagaataaaacttttttttttagtaaacacaggtcaaatttgtttatttgcatattcaaaaatgtgtatcagctgcacaaaaatgaaaaaaaaagatgcatttgatttccatttttgtatatttttggtcAAAATAGGAAAAGTCGGAGCTTAaacaaatgtgtatatggtgtttttaaaagctcttgtgtgtgtgtgtgtgtgtgtgtgtcgctatgtgtgtgtgtgtgtgtgcgtgtgcgtgcgtgtgtgtgtgtgttaacaggtGGTTGTATGAGTCTGGAGGAAGTGcgactgaagcagcagcaggaaatgaTGCAGGCGAGGAGGAGGAAACAGCAACAGGTGGTTAGTAACATactcatatattatattatatgatattatattatatagtttatatctTAATAGCAGTGTGTGAAGGAGGGAAGACACTGAATATGAACAGGTGTCTCTATTGTCTTGTTATGGGTTAATTAACATGGTCATAATATTATGGGATGTTTCATGCAGGAGAAGCACGGAGCAGAAACttcactgtgttttcatttgattagACTTAATGAAAGTAAAGATGGctgcagagaggaaataaaaccCAACACCACAGAAGACTTCCTGTGGTTGATGTGAACAGTTGAGTTGTTAACGAGAAGGAGCTCCACACCAACGTTACATCTGGTTGTAAATGATGTCGTTATCTGGAGGAATCAGCGGTTTGTGTTCTAGAGATAACGAGATAAATCGACTCGTGATGTGGAGATAACGGCTGATCTCATCtaccacacatacagtaaactgACTGCATCATTTAAACTCTTAATATAACATGATGTATGTTTTACTCTTCATAACAAGAATATTGGCCTGTTTTAACAAAAAAGTATCTTGTTATCaaaaggaaatgtatttaaattacatcaggagggtcaaactcattttaattcaagagccacaaacagaacaatttgatggatggaaagaaggaaggaaagaaaagaaggaaggaaagaaatggaggacagaaagaagacaggcaggaaagagggaaggaaataaagattgattaaaGAGTTAATATTGCCCTCTATTTGAGACAATATTAACACAATTTAACACATCAAATATACTACCTTTTTCAGTATTTCTGGGATGTCACGAAAGATGTAAACCCTCAAATCGTCAGTAGATGGCGCCATTCTGCCAGATGATGTTTCTAGGAGGTGAAATTTAAAGAGTGAAAGTCAGACGAGGGTTATGAGATATTTATTTCTtcaaaaactaataataataatcataataataataataataacaataacaataataatcataataataacaataacaataacaataataatattaataataatcatattaatcattaatattaatcatAAATTTGAGAGAAGCTActaatcagtcaatcaatcacagCAGATATTAACAAAGATGTTTAAAATACCACAAATAGTAACTTtaagcatctgtgtgtgtgtgtgtgtgtgtgtgtgtgtgtgtgtgtgtgtgtgtgtgtgtgtgtgtgtgtgtgtgtgtgtgtgtaattgagtGTATTTGTGTTCTCAGGTGAAGACGCAGCAGGTGTTGGAACAGACGACCGTCCTGACCAGCTGAGCGTCTCCACGTCTCCTCGTCTCTTCGTCTCCTCGTCGTCTCTtcgtctcctcgtctcctcgTCTCTGTCGGCAGCTCAACGCCTCGCTGGACCCGCGACACAAAGATCACACGTAGCTCTAAACCTGGATTAAATATCACacgttcattcattcaattactctttaaaattatataaataacatcACTTGTGTATAAATATAAGTTGTCTGAcatctttatattttacaggTTGTTTTAATACTTCAAACTGGCAACtaaaaatatcttctttttttaatctttggactaatctaaaaaaaattattcaaCTCGTAATAAAGCTGTTATTTACAAACCTAAACTCTTTATAATGAGTCCTTTATTAGGACATGATGCACACATTTGACTTGTGCACTCTATTTTTTTACTCACTACTACTTCTATCTACTCATGAAGGCAACTTTTgcttaaagcagctataatattttactgtaacaccaATGTAAATATGATCTGTCAGTGTGTACAGAGAgttatcagagactctgcagctcctctttacagagctttatagttgagtttcagttcattgtttagctgtccggctgaAACTTTACTCTCTTGGTtaactctcagcgctctcataacGTTGTTTTAAGAGAATAATCTCCTCTTTGGCTGCTAGATCAAAAATCAACCTAAAACCTAAAAACTAGAAGCTAAATGAGACTAAACAGCTTCATAAAGCTGCAGAGATGTTGACACTTGTCTGAGTTTTCACATTAAACTACactacattattaaaaaaaatagtagtaAAGTAATACCTAAAGTAATTCTaggtattaaaaaataaaatcattagtttttaaccctcttgttgtcctcgagtcaaggaaggaaggatggaagggaggaagaaggaaggaaaggagagagaaagggaggaagaaggaaggaaaggagggaggaatgaagggaggaaagaaaagaaggaagggaggaaggaaaggaaaggaaggaagggaggaagaaggaaggaaaggagggaggaaggaaaggaaggagggaggaaggaaggaaaggagggaggaaggaaggagggaaggaaggtaggagggagggagggagaaagaaaaagaggaaggaaagaaggagagaggaaagaagggagggaggaaggaaggaagaaagggggatggaggaaggaaataaggaacagtcaaaacagacggggtcaatttgacccgggaggacgacaggaaggttaaagatgAGTTTCCACCATCTGAAGAACATTTTGATGGTTAAACTGTttccttcactgctgaatcctgctgttgttactgtgtAATGTGTTAAAGTATCTAGAACATATATTTCTATGACATCGTCCTCTCTGTCATTCACTCTTTACGGAAGGTTCCGGAACTTTGCTTTTGGTTGTTATGGCAACGGAACTGTTGACACATGAGGTCACTGGCAGTTAtgatgagctgaaactcaaatacacagagctttatagttgagtttcagctcattgtttaactgtccgactgcaactttactgttctggttcactctcagagCTCTCATAGCAGCGTTTTCAGAGataaagatgtaaaaaataaaacaccactgtactctacctgctcaCAGAcccagttatctgtagactagctggtgaacatagtggagcatttagatatttccctcaggagttggtagagagtaacaACAGAGCtatgagagagagaatattgaaatgtgatgatgtgtcAGAGTTGTGTTTGTTCCTGCTGAAAACaaagaagccaaaaaaaaacaaaaaaacccccatcaTGATACAGGATGAAGTTGTCCAGGTTTTTAGATTCATGTCTGCTGCTACTCCATGATTACTGAGGAGAAAGAAATGTCGTCTGTGCAGCTGAAATCAttaaaaagtcacattaaaGAAACTTGAGAGCAGTTTGTCTTGTTCTGGTTACTTTAAATCAGTGTCCTCAGTGTTAAATAGTTCTGAGGATAAAGGGTACTGTAGCATTTAGGACTATTTTAACACACTAAAGTTGGATTTATAAGgaacaaaatgccaaaaatctACAACTAATTAGCATAATAATTATACACTTTTCAGATTGTTAAGTTTTCCAGAAGTTGGAGGAGTTTCTGAGTTAGattaaaatgattgtttaaagtatatttggcattttcagttaaaaaaaaagaacttaaatgacaaataaattcTCAAAACACTTGTTTAGTAGTTATTATATTTCTGTTGATGAGCTAACTGATTATACAActgatcatttcagctctaaataGATTTTAAGCTCTCACATACTTGTCTAAATGTTTGCTCATAGCTGTCATTCCTATACCTTACTTTAAGGCGCGGCCCGTAAACACATCACGCCATTCCTCTGTGTTACATAAGGCCTGCAGGACAGTAGAGACGACTGGGAGACAATGCAACGTTACGTAAAGGGGCTGTGACTATGAACTATACTATGAGTACTTTACCATCCGTACTAAAGCATGAAGTAATAACACTGCTTTGATTCCTGCCTGCCAGTCTGTGTTTGTTAGTGCAAATATATCTAACTAATGAAACAGACCCCAACTTAAGCTTAAAGATTTggaaaaagtcttaaaatttAGAattattatgagcgatgtagtatgcagtattacagtaaaagtactgcagtattatgagtgatgtagtatgcagtattacagtaaaagtactgcagtattatgagcgatgtagtatgcagtattacagtaaaagtactgcagtattatagtgatgtagtatgcagtattacagtaaagtactgcagtattatgagtgatgtagtatgcagtattacagtaaaagtactgcagtattatgagtgatgtagtatgcagtattacagtaaaagtactgcagtattatgagtgatgtagtatgcagtattacagtaaaagtactacagtattatagtgatgtagtatgcagtattacagtaaaagtactgcagtattatgagtgatgtagtatgcagtattacagtaaaagtactacagtattatgagcgatgtagtatgcagtattacagtaaaagtactgcagtattatgagtgatgtagtatgcagtattacagtaaaagtactgcagtattatgagtgatgtagtatgcagtattacagtaaaagtactgcagtattatgagtgatgtagtatgcagtattacactgactgatatattattattatgacatcattagattattaatagtgaagcatcagtgttagagcagcatgttactgttgtagctgctggaggtggagctagtttacactactttatatacagttagctagtttagtccagtggttcccaacctaggggtggggcccctccaaagggtcagcagataaatgtgaggggtggtgagatgattaatgggagaggaaagaagaaaaaactaagttctgatacactaatgtgttttcagtttttggactttttctctaaactttgatttttgctgaaatattggatcatttgaacatttattgaaatgaaagcatgtgagaagtttagagggaaaaatcactgtttggtggagctgttaacaactcatagacatctgaaatgtgaatgtttttaatagtttgggGCAAAATATATCAGACTTTATCAGATACACACATTTGTTAGTATATAaatccattgttgttgtttttgtgggaTTTATTGGCTCATCCTTTAACAGTTAGAGCCTGTCATGTAAAGGGTTATTGTTATATATAAGTCTCCAgggataaaacataaaaatagtgTTTATCTGTCATTCTTTAATCCACCAACAGAGGTCGTGTTGAGCTAGTTTCAGAGGCAGTGAGGGTGCACAGGGTGGGATGGTAAACAGTCTGACTCATGTTTGGAGACGTTTGATCCCCTCTAGGAATAAACCATCATGAGAAAATAACCACTACTGCATTATAGTCAGATTATATAGGAGCTGAACCTCTATAATAAGTAAGATAATGTCACAGTTAAACATCATGAACCAGCTGCAgtgaaatatattgtttttatttccacattaagatgattttaatgttacatttaGCTGTGTTTGAATAACAAATGAAAGGACACGCAGCTAAATGTCAGCTTCGTGCTTCTGTCTCGACCatacataattaaaatgtcatattaGGTGACCGAGACAGCCCAGTGCGCATGCGTGAGAGGTATTGCAAATATCCATAGTTGGAGCAAGGAGCAGCTGCAATTGTTTTTGTGTCGGCCATGTTTGTAGTCCTATGAAGGAGACGCCATTCTGTGACGCTAGTGCTGCATTCAGGGGATCCTCGGAAGCTCTGAACTTTCAATGACGCCAAAGtgtgttaatgaagttaaacCCATTATATTATCTATTAAACTTACAGtagtaataatacaaaatacatgttttaaacttaaaaagctatcaaaatacaacatttataaTAACTTACTTTAAGTACTTTGGGATAATATGTTGTATAGTCTAATGcacttttcacttttatttgtaaGATGATGTAATCTGTGATTTGCTTTTCCAAAAATTACATATCAGCACCTTAAATACTGCAGATAATATACATGGCTAGTCTAATGATGGGCACTTGTAGggataaaacatgaatatattgGGCAAAATAAGAACTTTATACAGATATATGACTATAGAaagataaacaaatacataattgtGAATATAAATACTGATTGGCCTATATcttttaattcttctttttttttttttttacagataatataatgtgatatatttcatatCTAACCCTGAGGATAAAGGGTTCTGTAGTATTTAGCACTATCTTAACACACTAAAGTTGGATTTATGAGgaacaaaatgccaaaaatctACAATTAATGACCTTATTAATTATACACTTTTGGTTTTGTTAAGTTTTCCAGAAGTTGGAGGAGTTTCTGAGTTAGa
Above is a window of Scomber scombrus chromosome 20, fScoSco1.1, whole genome shotgun sequence DNA encoding:
- the zgc:194621 gene encoding uncharacterized protein zgc:194621 isoform X3, with translation MPGTKVIKAKPVEVTRRSIERVKPVKERETKGAENERKGAENERKVPAVRKNRAASCSRCPQQQQRGRLGATGATLATLASRTNCDRRVRSSSTAPRLIGNWPKANPDCRKGSSSVNHAAAVSLKSGEASSGCPVQREQRSLRAAEAKYANQSHKAFTVIPPNPKKRREIQRKAEAELAALEELRLSRAMAYVSINPSSVGGCMSLEEVRLKQQQEMMQARRRKQQQVVKTQQVLEQTTVLTS
- the zgc:194621 gene encoding uncharacterized protein zgc:194621 isoform X4; this translates as MPGTKVIKAKPVEVTRRSIERVKPVKERETKGAENERKGAENERKVPAVRKNRAASCSRCPQQQQRGRLGATGATLATLASRTNCDRRVRSSSTAPRLIGNWPKANPDCRKGSSSVNHAAAVSLKSGEASSGCPVQREQRSLRAAEAKYANQSHKAFTVIPPNPKKRREIQRKAEAELAALEELRLSRAMAYVSINPSSVGGCMSLEEVRLKQQQEMMQARRRKQQQVKTQQVLEQTTVLTS
- the zgc:194621 gene encoding uncharacterized protein zgc:194621 isoform X1, producing MPGTKVIKAKPVEVTRRSIERVKPVKERETKGAENERKGAENERKVPAVRKNRAASCSRCPQQQQRGRLGATGATLATLASRTNCDRRVRSSSTAPRLIGNWPKANPDCRKGSSSVNHAAAVSLKSGEASSGCPVQREQRSLRAAEAKYANQSHKAFTVIPPNPKKRREIQRKAEAELAALEELRLSRAMAYVSINPSSVGGCMSLEEVRLKQQQEMMQARRRKQQQVYFWDVTKDVNPQIVSRWRHSAR
- the zgc:194621 gene encoding uncharacterized protein zgc:194621 isoform X2 — its product is MPGTKVIKAKPVEVTRRSIERVKPVKERETKGAENERKGAENERKVPAVRKNRAASCSRCPQQQQRGRLGATGATLATLASRTNCDRRVRSSSTAPRLIGNWPKANPDCRKGSSSVNHAAAVSLKSGEASSGCPVQREQRSLRAAEANHKAFTVIPPNPKKRREIQRKAEAELAALEELRLSRAMAYVSINPSSVGGCMSLEEVRLKQQQEMMQARRRKQQQVYFWDVTKDVNPQIVSRWRHSAR